CCGAACGCGATGGTCGTGGTGTTGTTGCGGCGCACGTCGAATGTCTCGGGATGGGGGAACGCGGCCTCGTCATGCATCGCGCTGTTGGTCATGAGGAACAGCCTCTGCCCCTTCTTGATCTTCACGCCGCCGAGCTCCAGGTCCTCGCGCGCGTAGCGGGTGAGGCCCAGCTTGCCGAAGTTGTCGTGGCGCAGCACCTCCTCGAGGACGTTCTTGACGAGCTCGGGCTCGGCCTTGAGCTGGGCGAACAGCTCGGGCCGCCGCAGGATGTTGGACAGGGTGAAGCCGATGAGGTGCACCGTGGTCTCGAAGCCACCCACGATGAGCGAGGCCACGAGCGACAGCAGCTCCGGGGTGCTCAGCTTGTCGCCCTGCTCCTCGGTCTGGATGAGGGTGGTGAGGATGTCGTTCTCCCTGGGGTTGCGGCGCCGCTCCTCGATCGTCTCGCGTATCAGCACGATGCCCTCGCGGATGGCCTCGCGCACCGTCACCAACTCCTCGGGAGGAATCAGGCTGGGGAGGAGGCTCTTGATCGACGCCTCGGTGAAGCGCTGGAAGAGCACCTCACGCCCCTTGGGAATCTTCAGCATCGAGCTCATGACGCGCGCGGGAATGGGGTCCGCGATGTCGCTCACCACGTTGATCGTGCCCTTGGCCTCCGCGGCGTCGAGCAGCTCATCCACGATCGCCTGGATGTCCGGCCGCAGCCACTCGACGGCGCGGGGGGTGAACGCCGGGCTGACGAGCCTGCGCACCCGGGTATGGTCCGCGTCGGGCAGCGAGAAGAGGTTCGCCCTGTTGAGTTCGTCCCTCTCGGGAATCAGCGCCGCGGTCCCCATGGTGCTGGCGAACTCCCAATCGGCGGAGTTGGTCGAGAAGCGTTTGTTGTCACGCAGCGCGGCGATGACATCCTCGTAGCGGGTGACGATCCAGCCATGGCCCTGGTCCCAGTAGGAGATGGGCGTCTGGGTCCGCAGCTCCTTGAACATGGGGTACGGATTGACGTCGAAGCCGGGGGCATTCGGGTTGAAGGGACAGGACTTCGTCTCGGACTTCGTCTGCTCGTGCGACATGGACCGTCTCCTGTGGGTTTCCAGTTCAGCCACGATTCGTTAGCCTGGGAAAATATATCTGAGGTAAAATAATTGGCAATACCCATGAGGCAGGCACACAGCTGACATGGGCGCCGGCAGCGGGATGGCGACGAGCCGGTCAGGGAGCCTTCGAGAGCTGAGCCTGCTCTGGACTGGCGAGACCATTGACAGAATGTAACAGTGCTTATACATCCCCCCTCATGGCTACCGCCTCGCCCACCCTGGGCACGCTCATGCGCCACCTGGTCGAGCTCCTCGACCGTGATGTGGAAGCCGCCTACGCGGCCGCCGGTCTGGCATGGCGGCCGCGCAATACGCCGGTCTTGCGCGCCCTGATGGAGCTGGGGCCGGCCTCGATCCGGGCTCTGTCGCACGAGATTGGCATCACCCATTCGGCGGTGAGCCAGACGGTGTCGCAGATGGCCAAGGACGGGCTGGTCGAGTTGAGACCTGGCGCCGATGCGAGAGAGCGGATTGTCGCGCTGTCGGCGAAGGCCGAGGCGATGATCCCGGCCTTGCGAAAACAGTGGGCGGCCACCAACGCCGCCGCGGCTCAACTCGACTCGGAGTTGTCGGCGCCGCTTTCGAAGATCGCCGCCGAAGCAATCGAAGCCCTCACCCGTAAACCCTTTGGGGAGCGGATGAGGCAGGCCGCCCAGGCGCAGGCCGCGAAACCCGAGCCTTAGAGCACCTCTTTTTTCATTGTCGGAGTCGTCATGCGTTTGAAAGTTCTTTCAGCCGCCGCGATGGCGTTTGCCTTGATGGGGGTCGGCGTCGCAGCCGAGGCCCAGGTGCGCACACCCATGACGGAGGCGGAGGCCGCGCGGATCCTGTCGCCCGTGCAGCGCGACGCGGTGCTGAACGCCGTCAAGGCCGCCTACAGGACGTCGTACGTCTTCCCGGAGAAGACGCCGGTCATCCTGGCCAGGCTGGACAAGGCCAGGGCGGCGGGACGCTACAATGTCGGCAATCCCAACGAGCTCGCCAGTCTGATCACCAGCGATCTCCGGGAGGCGAGCCATGACAGCCACGCCTACATGCAATACGACCCGCAGCGCCATGCCGCCGCCATCGCCTCGTCGGCGGGCGGAGCGGGCGAGGCCCTGGCGGGCTTCGACGCGGCGACCGCGCGCCGTGATCACCATGGCCTGGCCGAGATGCGCATCCTGCCAGGCAATATCCGCTACCTGAAGATTACCGCATTCGAATGGGTCAGCGATGAGACGGGCCAGGCCTATGACGGCGCGATGCGCTTCCTCAAGGCCGGCGACGCGGTGATCATCGACCTGCGCGGCAATGGCGGGGGCTCTTCCGAGGCGGTGCAGTACCTGGTCAGCCACTTCCTGAAGGCGGGAACGCTGGAGATCACCTTCCTTCACGCCGGACGCGAGCCCATCCAGACGCGCGCACTCGACAACCTCCCCGCGGGCCGGATGATTGGCAAGCCGCTCTATGTGCTGGTCGACCAAGGCGCCGCCTCGGCGGCGGAATCCTTCGCCTA
Above is a window of Cystobacter fuscus DNA encoding:
- a CDS encoding cytochrome P450, which translates into the protein MSHEQTKSETKSCPFNPNAPGFDVNPYPMFKELRTQTPISYWDQGHGWIVTRYEDVIAALRDNKRFSTNSADWEFASTMGTAALIPERDELNRANLFSLPDADHTRVRRLVSPAFTPRAVEWLRPDIQAIVDELLDAAEAKGTINVVSDIADPIPARVMSSMLKIPKGREVLFQRFTEASIKSLLPSLIPPEELVTVREAIREGIVLIRETIEERRRNPRENDILTTLIQTEEQGDKLSTPELLSLVASLIVGGFETTVHLIGFTLSNILRRPELFAQLKAEPELVKNVLEEVLRHDNFGKLGLTRYAREDLELGGVKIKKGQRLFLMTNSAMHDEAAFPHPETFDVRRNNTTTIAFGNGMHFCLGVHLARLEGRIAVDTLLKRFPDMKLVKPPTFGSHPVLRKMETLEVQLRARS
- a CDS encoding MarR family winged helix-turn-helix transcriptional regulator, which produces MRHLVELLDRDVEAAYAAAGLAWRPRNTPVLRALMELGPASIRALSHEIGITHSAVSQTVSQMAKDGLVELRPGADARERIVALSAKAEAMIPALRKQWAATNAAAAQLDSELSAPLSKIAAEAIEALTRKPFGERMRQAAQAQAAKPEP
- a CDS encoding S41 family peptidase; the protein is MRLKVLSAAAMAFALMGVGVAAEAQVRTPMTEAEAARILSPVQRDAVLNAVKAAYRTSYVFPEKTPVILARLDKARAAGRYNVGNPNELASLITSDLREASHDSHAYMQYDPQRHAAAIASSAGGAGEALAGFDAATARRDHHGLAEMRILPGNIRYLKITAFEWVSDETGQAYDGAMRFLKAGDAVIIDLRGNGGGSSEAVQYLVSHFLKAGTLEITFLHAGREPIQTRALDNLPAGRMIGKPLYVLVDQGAASAAESFAYDVQQFKLGKLVGASTAGAANTNEFVPIAPGFMLSVSTGRPVHPISKANWEGTGVVPDVATPPAQALDQAHALALKALAAAHPAPEIQADYDWALPEIEARLHPVTVSAATAKAAPGAYGKYVVTAEKDGLWIARPGHPLWPEPRRLEPLTNGGLFAVDGVDLLRVGVKPDALELWWKGEPSPRILNRN